The following are from one region of the Nicotiana tabacum cultivar K326 chromosome 3, ASM71507v2, whole genome shotgun sequence genome:
- the LOC142175848 gene encoding uncharacterized protein LOC142175848, producing MWYSEGVKGKKGEGILVDRELIELVVEVKHEALDEVVWGTPPTEKLFIGGDFNGHIGTSAGEVHGGFGFGDRNGRGTSLLDFARAFKLVIVNSILPKREEHLITFRSMVAKT from the exons ATGTGGTACTCCGAAGGTGTGAAAGGTAAGAAAGGAGAGGGTATTTTGGTGGATAGGGAGCTTATAGAGTTAGTGGTAGAGGTTAAACAT GAGGCGTTGGATGAGGTGGTGTGGGGTACTCCGCCTACAGAGAAGTTAtttataggaggggatttcaatggtcatattgggacGTCTGCTGGTGAGGTGCATGGTGGCTTCGGCTTTGGGGATAGGAACGGAAGAGGAACTTCACTGCTGGATTTCGCTAGAGCTTTTAAGTTGGTGATTGTGAACTCTATTTTGCCGAAGAGGGAGGAGCATTTGATTACTTTCCGGAGTATGGTGGCTAAGACTTAG